The Buchnera aphidicola (Pentalonia nigronervosa) DNA segment TTTTGAACTTTCTTAAATTAAGTTAGTTTTTTATGTATATTATATTTGTATATAATATATAATATATATTTAATTTTTTAAAAAATATATATCGATAAAATATCAATTATTAATTTCTTTAAAATAAAAAAATTGTATGTTTTAAAAATATAAAAATTATTTATTATGATAAAAAATAAAGAAAAGGTTATTGTTGCTATGTCTGGAGGTGTAGATTCATCAGTATCTGCGTGGTTTTTACAATGTAAAAATTATCAGGTAGAGGGTTTATTTATGAAAAATTGGGAGGAAGACGATAATGCACAATACTGTCGTTCTTCTCAAGATTTATCAGATGCTGAAGATGTTTGTAAAAAATTAAATATACGTCTTCATAAAATAAACTTTTCTATAGAATATTGGAATAAAGTATTTCAACATTTTTTAGATGAACATAAAAAAGGTAATACACCTAATCCTGATGTTTTATGTAATAAAGAAATCAAATTTAAATTATTTTTAAATTACGCGTTTAAAAATCTTCAAGCAAACTATATTGCAACTGGTCATTATGCACGTATTAAAAAGTATAATGGCACCAATGTTCTTCTTAGGGGAATTGATTGTAATAAAGATCAAAGTTATTTTTTATACACTTTAAAAAGTATGCAGCTGACAAAAATCTTATTTCCAATAGGTGATTTTCGAAAAGAGCAAATTAGAATGTTTGCAAAAAAAATTGGTTTAAAAGTTGCAAATAAAAAAGATTCTACTGGTATATGTTTTATTGGTCCTAGAAATATAAAAAGTTTTCTTAGTACGTATATTCCTAAGAAAATTGGTAATATTATTACGGTAAATAGGAAAATTATCGGTCAACATGATGGAGCGTATTATTACACTCTTGGTCAGAGAAAAGGGTTAAAAATTGGCGGATTACGTGGGAAGAAGAACCTACCATGGTATGTAGTGGATAAAAATATAGAAAATAATCTGTTGATTGTAGAGCAAGGTTTACATAATAAATATCTCATGTCCATTGGTCTTATCGCTACATGTGTAAATTGGATTAATCCACATGATATTTCTTTTCCATTATCTTGTACGGTGAAAACGCGATATGCTCAAAAAGATATTTCTTGTAATGTAGAATACATAAATGATTTTTGTGTAAAAGTATTATTTCATTTTCCTGTAATTGCAATAACGCCAGGACAATCAGTAGTTTTTTATATAAAAGAAATATGTGTAGGCGGTGGAATTATTAAACTTAGATTACCATTATAATTTTATAGTTTTTAGACAAATAAAGGAGAATATTTTATTAATAAAATATATCCAATCACGTTATCACTAGCAGGCTTATTTCAATCGGCATACCTAGTGCAACAATTGGCGCAATTTGGAAAGTGTGATCACTTATCTTTACAAACGTGCATGAGAAGTATATTGCAAATTGATCCTATTTCTGTAATTGAAATATATGGAAATGATGAGAAAAATCTTAATATTGGATTAAAAACGTTAGTTTCTGTACTAACTTTTTCGAAATTTTCACATGCGTATTTTGAATTAGTTAAATATATTTTTAATATAATAATTATTACAAAAAAATTAAAAAGAAATCATATGTCTATTTATAAATTAAAAAAAAGAATACGTACTATATCTCAAGAGTATTGTATTAATAATGATATGATTTTTTTAGCTAGCCAATTGTCACAATTGTATTTAGATATTATTAGCACATTAGGTTCACGTATTAAAATTTATGGTACTAAAATATTTTTACGTAATGTAGAGATACAAAATCAAATTAGATGTTTATTATTTTCTGGTATCCGATCTGTCGTTCTATGGAATCAATTTGGTGGTAATCAATTACATTTGATAGCTTATAGATGTCATATTGTTCAACATGCAAAAATAATTTTATGTTCTTTAAAAAAATAGCTTTTATATCTCTGTCAAAATTAGGAAAATAACCTTATGGTGTTAACAGTATTAACAGCTATCTCGCCAATTGATGGTCGATACAGTAATATTACCATGTCATTAAGAAATATTTTTAGTGAATTTAGTTTTTTAAAGTATCGACTATATGTGGAAATCGAATGGTTAAAAAAAATTATTAGCATGTCTTCGGTTTTAGAAATTAAATGCATAAAACGCAACGATATTGTTTTAATTAATAAAATTGTTCAAGAATTTAGTGAGATAGACGCAAAAAATATTAAAAATATAGAAAAAATTACTAATCATGATGTCAAATCTATAGAATATTTTTTAAAAAACAAAGTATCTGCAATCAAAAGTTTAAAATCAATTACAGAGTTTGTACATTTTGGATGTACATCAGAAGATATTAATAATATCGCTTATGCTTTAATGTTAAAAGATGCTCGTGTTCAAGTTGTTTTACCGTTATGGAAAAAAATGATAATAATTTTAAAGGATTTAATACTTAAGTATAAAAATATTCCTTTATTGTCTTTAACGCACGGACAACCCGCAACACCGTCAACAATGGGTAAAGAAATTGCTAATTTTTATTATCGTATGCAGCGACAATATAAAAAACTAAAATCAATTAAAATTTTAGGTAAAATCAATGGTACTACCGGAAATTATAATGCACATTTAGCTGCTTATCCAAAAATTGATTGGCATACAGTTAGTCAAGAGTTTATAACAATGTTAGGCATTGCGTGGAATCCATATACTACACAAATTGAACCCCACGACTACATTGCGGAATTTTTTAGTTGTATGTCAATTTTTAATACAATATTAATTAATTTTAATCGTGATATTTGGGGTTACATTTCATTAAATTACTTTCATCAAAAATCTAGAAGTTGTGAAATTGGATCTTCAGTAATGCCGCATAAAATTAATCCGATTGATTTTGAAAATTCTGAGGGAAATTTAGGCGTATCAAATGCATTAATGCGTCATATGATAGAAAAATTACCTATTTCTCGGTGGCAACGTGATTTAAGTGATTCTACAGTACTAAGAAATTTAGGAGTGGCGATCGCTTATTCTGTTATTGCATATCATTCTACGATCTCAGGTCTAGGTAAATTACAAATTAATAAAAAAGAACTGTTAAAAAAATTGAATGCTAATTGGTCAGTTTTATCTGAACCTATTCAAACAGTTATGCGTCGATATGGCATAAAAAATGCATATGAAAAAATTAAAAAAATTACTCGAGGAAAAAAAGTTAATCAGTGTATTATTAACAAGTTTATTTCTGATTTAAACATTCCAGAATCAGAAAAAAAACGATTAAAATCTATGACACCTGTTAATTATATTGGTGGATCCATTGAAATAGTTAATAAAATAAAATAATCATTATTTTTTTTATTTTAAAAATATATAATAAATGTTCTGTTTAATTATTTTGTTATTAATTTTACTAATATATAAGGAGCAAGATATTTCATGACATTGGGGAAAATAATGCTTTTCTTAATACTTTTATCTGGTTGTAAAAAATTTTCGAATACAGAACATCATATAAAAACAAGATATTTTGTTGATAAACAAGCAATAGAAAATTCTATATGTCGTTGGTATAAATTAATAAAAGCAGCATCATGTCAGTATAATGTTGATGCAAAGTTAATAAAAGCTATCATTTATGCTGAATCTTCTGGAAATCCTTATGCTAAAAGCCGTTCTAATGCTGTTGGATTAATGCAAATTAAACCTTCTACGTCTGGCTTAGAAGTATATCGACTACATGGCAGATCCGGTCAGCCATCTGTGCAAATATTATATAATCCACAAAAAAATATTGATATAGGGACAAATTATATTAAATTTTTACAAAAAAAAAATTTATATGGTATCAAAAATCGTGAAACTATGAAATATGCAACTATTGTGTCATATGTTAATGGAGCTAGTGCTTTATTAAAAATATTCGCTAAAAATAAGAAATCAGCAATATCTATGATAAATTCTATGAGCACACAGATGTTCTTGAAATACGTAAAAAAAAACATCCAGCAAAACAAGCAGTGCAATATTTAAAAAAAGTAATAATAATTTATAACTTAATATGAAATATCATATTTAATTGAGTGTTAACATGGGATTTTTAAAAAATAAAAAAATTTTGATTACTGGTATCTCGAATTCTAGATCAATTGCCTTTAGTATTGCAAAAGCAATGTATGCTCAGACAGCAGAATTAGGATTCATGTGTTATAATGATAACATAAGTAAAAAAATAAAATCTTTAGTAGATTTTATGCGTCCTAAGTTTATTTTTTCATGTGATTTGTCACAAGATAAAAGTATTGAAAATTTATTTTTCAATATACATAAAATATGGAAAACATTTGATGGATTGGTACATGCAGTCGCTTATAGTCCCAGAGATCACTTAAAAGGTGATTTTATTCAAAACACTAGCAGAATAGGATTTAACATTACACATGAAATTAGTTCGTATAGTTTTTTAGGTTTAACTAAAGCATGTAGAAACATGTTAAATAGATATTCCTCATTATTAACTTTATCGTATTTAGGTTCTTGTAAAGTTGTGCCAAATTATAATGTTATGGGTTTAGCAAAAGCTTCATTAGAAGCAAATATGCGTTATATGGCTTATACGTTAGGGAAAGATGATATTCGTGTAAATGCAATATCATCAGGACCGATAAAAACGATTTCTTCGCATCAGATTAGGAATTTTAGAAAAATAAAAACGTATTCAGAATCATCAGAAATAATAAAAAATCACACTCTTTCTGAAAACATAGGACATATTTCTGCGTTTTTATTATCTAATTTATCAAATGGTATTACTGGTTCAGTAATTTATGTAGATAATGGCGTAAACATTTTTAGTGATATAAATAATTTATAATTTATTTTGTATTCATACTTTTATTTCTCATATTTACGAAATGCTTATTTTTAATAACATAATATTTTTAATATTCAATGTTATTAAAAATAAAGATTTTATAAAAAAGCGCTTTTCAAGATATCTATGATTATTTTTAAAAAAGTTATATATTTTAATTTAAAATATATAAAATTATTAATTTTATACTATTACAATTGGATTTTATTATGACGTTTCAAAACAATCCATTACTTACACAGTTAAAAAAAAACTTGCATGCTAAAACACCTCGTATCGAAGGTATAGTAAAAAGTACTGCAAGAGGATTTGGATTTTTAGAAACTGATCCACAAAAAAGTTATTTTATTCCTCCAAAAAACATGAAAAAAGTTATGCATGGAGATAAAATAATAGCGTTATTAAAAATAGAAAAAGATAGAGAAATAGCCGAACCTGAGAAACTAATTGAACCATTTTTAAATAGATTTGTTGGCACTATTGAAAAAAAAAATAATAAATTATTTATCATGCCAGATTATCCATTTTT contains these protein-coding regions:
- a CDS encoding DUF489 family protein encodes the protein MNKIYPITLSLAGLFQSAYLVQQLAQFGKCDHLSLQTCMRSILQIDPISVIEIYGNDEKNLNIGLKTLVSVLTFSKFSHAYFELVKYIFNIIIITKKLKRNHMSIYKLKKRIRTISQEYCINNDMIFLASQLSQLYLDIISTLGSRIKIYGTKIFLRNVEIQNQIRCLLFSGIRSVVLWNQFGGNQLHLIAYRCHIVQHAKIILCSLKK
- the purB gene encoding adenylosuccinate lyase, which translates into the protein MVLTVLTAISPIDGRYSNITMSLRNIFSEFSFLKYRLYVEIEWLKKIISMSSVLEIKCIKRNDIVLINKIVQEFSEIDAKNIKNIEKITNHDVKSIEYFLKNKVSAIKSLKSITEFVHFGCTSEDINNIAYALMLKDARVQVVLPLWKKMIIILKDLILKYKNIPLLSLTHGQPATPSTMGKEIANFYYRMQRQYKKLKSIKILGKINGTTGNYNAHLAAYPKIDWHTVSQEFITMLGIAWNPYTTQIEPHDYIAEFFSCMSIFNTILINFNRDIWGYISLNYFHQKSRSCEIGSSVMPHKINPIDFENSEGNLGVSNALMRHMIEKLPISRWQRDLSDSTVLRNLGVAIAYSVIAYHSTISGLGKLQINKKELLKKLNANWSVLSEPIQTVMRRYGIKNAYEKIKKITRGKKVNQCIINKFISDLNIPESEKKRLKSMTPVNYIGGSIEIVNKIK
- a CDS encoding transglycosylase SLT domain-containing protein is translated as MTLGKIMLFLILLSGCKKFSNTEHHIKTRYFVDKQAIENSICRWYKLIKAASCQYNVDAKLIKAIIYAESSGNPYAKSRSNAVGLMQIKPSTSGLEVYRLHGRSGQPSVQILYNPQKNIDIGTNYIKFLQKKNLYGIKNRETMKYATIVSYVNGASALLKIFAKNKKSAISMINSMSTQMFLKYVKKNIQQNKQCNI
- the mnmA gene encoding tRNA 2-thiouridine(34) synthase MnmA — translated: MMIKNKEKVIVAMSGGVDSSVSAWFLQCKNYQVEGLFMKNWEEDDNAQYCRSSQDLSDAEDVCKKLNIRLHKINFSIEYWNKVFQHFLDEHKKGNTPNPDVLCNKEIKFKLFLNYAFKNLQANYIATGHYARIKKYNGTNVLLRGIDCNKDQSYFLYTLKSMQLTKILFPIGDFRKEQIRMFAKKIGLKVANKKDSTGICFIGPRNIKSFLSTYIPKKIGNIITVNRKIIGQHDGAYYYTLGQRKGLKIGGLRGKKNLPWYVVDKNIENNLLIVEQGLHNKYLMSIGLIATCVNWINPHDISFPLSCTVKTRYAQKDISCNVEYINDFCVKVLFHFPVIAITPGQSVVFYIKEICVGGGIIKLRLPL
- a CDS encoding enoyl-ACP reductase, which translates into the protein MGFLKNKKILITGISNSRSIAFSIAKAMYAQTAELGFMCYNDNISKKIKSLVDFMRPKFIFSCDLSQDKSIENLFFNIHKIWKTFDGLVHAVAYSPRDHLKGDFIQNTSRIGFNITHEISSYSFLGLTKACRNMLNRYSSLLTLSYLGSCKVVPNYNVMGLAKASLEANMRYMAYTLGKDDIRVNAISSGPIKTISSHQIRNFRKIKTYSESSEIIKNHTLSENIGHISAFLLSNLSNGITGSVIYVDNGVNIFSDINNL